A window from Verrucomicrobiota bacterium encodes these proteins:
- a CDS encoding MCE family protein: protein MSRKANPTLIGAFVLGALLIAVGAIVFFGSMNLFSEKQVFLTYFNQSVNGLTVGSNVKFKGVTVGQVSKVALSLRGATQPPFVKVFYAIDTRLVEKHTGAPIDLSSRQLNEKRVENGLRAKLDFESLISGQLYVSLDFYKDAPPLLIPPESGDERYLMIPGEPSDIEAIMTNVTKAVSNLGNVNFLALAQNVQDLVASARTGIDAMQLEKLGASLNETTESLNKLVNGPDVKGVLTSLHTSFDQLTATLKNLDTELSPAAKNLNPTLDEAKRTLASIQKTVGSLNTMLKPNSGFQYQLDSSLSQLSAAAASIQNLSDFLQRHPNSILFGRKPPRQDQP from the coding sequence ATGAGTCGAAAAGCTAATCCGACCCTCATTGGGGCGTTCGTTCTCGGCGCCCTCCTCATCGCCGTCGGCGCTATCGTGTTTTTCGGCAGCATGAACCTGTTTTCCGAAAAGCAGGTTTTTCTTACTTACTTTAATCAATCGGTAAACGGCCTGACGGTAGGATCGAACGTTAAATTCAAGGGGGTGACCGTGGGCCAGGTCAGCAAGGTCGCTCTCAGTCTCCGCGGTGCCACCCAACCGCCGTTCGTCAAGGTGTTTTACGCCATTGACACCCGTCTGGTCGAGAAGCACACCGGTGCCCCCATCGACTTGTCGAGCCGCCAGTTGAACGAGAAGCGGGTCGAGAACGGGTTGCGGGCAAAGCTGGATTTTGAGAGCCTGATCAGCGGTCAGCTTTACGTCTCGCTCGACTTTTACAAGGACGCACCGCCGCTGCTTATCCCGCCGGAATCGGGGGATGAACGCTACCTGATGATCCCGGGCGAACCGTCTGACATCGAAGCCATCATGACCAACGTAACGAAAGCGGTCAGCAACCTGGGCAACGTCAACTTTCTTGCTCTGGCACAGAACGTCCAGGATCTGGTGGCGAGCGCGCGTACGGGCATCGACGCCATGCAACTGGAAAAACTAGGCGCTTCGCTCAACGAGACAACTGAATCCCTCAACAAGCTGGTGAATGGTCCGGACGTCAAAGGAGTCCTCACCAGCCTGCATACGTCTTTCGATCAATTGACGGCGACGCTCAAGAACCTTGACACCGAACTTAGCCCGGCTGCGAAAAATCTGAATCCGACCCTGGATGAAGCCAAGCGGACGCTGGCATCGATTCAGAAAACGGTGGGCAGCCTGAACACCATGCTTAAACCGAACTCCGGGTTCCAGTATCAATTGGACAGTTCCCTTTCGCAGTTGAGTGCCGCAGCAGCATCCATCCAGAACCTTTCGGATTTTCTGCAGCGACACCCGAACTCGATTTTGTTCGGCCGTAAGCCGCCCCGCCAGGATCAGCCGTGA